A DNA window from Comamonas sp. 26 contains the following coding sequences:
- the sstT gene encoding serine/threonine transporter SstT — translation MLNALLDRLNRTSLVLQIVIALVLGGLVAWLAPAAAQPASLLGTLFISALKAVAPILVFLLVIAAISNHRPGQETQIKPVIWLYLIGTLAAACVGVAASMLFPSVIHFREAPAAQGVPGAISTVLMNVLKSAFDNPVNALLQANYIGILAWAIALGVALRHANEVTRTVLDDLSKGITRIIQGIIRLAPFGIFGLVVATFSEGGLDALKDYAHLLTVLVGCMLFVALVVNPVIVWTQTRRNPYPLVLTCLRESAVTAFFTRSSAANIPVNLALAEKLKLDEDTYSISIPLGATINMAGAAITISVLSLAAAHTLDIAVDIPTAILLCVLASISACGASGVAGGSLLLIPLACSLFGISNDVAMQVVGVGYVIGVIQDSIETALNSSTDVLFTAAACRAAQRKAGEEVPSI, via the coding sequence ATGCTCAACGCTTTGCTCGACAGGCTTAACCGCACCAGTCTGGTGCTACAGATTGTGATTGCCCTGGTTCTGGGCGGCCTCGTGGCTTGGCTCGCGCCAGCTGCGGCCCAGCCAGCCTCCCTCTTGGGCACGCTGTTCATCTCAGCCCTCAAGGCCGTCGCTCCGATACTGGTTTTTCTGCTGGTGATTGCCGCCATCAGCAACCACCGCCCCGGCCAGGAGACGCAAATCAAGCCCGTCATCTGGCTGTATCTGATTGGCACTCTGGCTGCGGCCTGCGTGGGCGTTGCCGCCAGCATGCTGTTCCCCTCGGTCATTCACTTTCGTGAAGCACCTGCCGCGCAGGGTGTTCCCGGCGCCATCAGTACGGTACTGATGAATGTACTCAAAAGCGCGTTCGACAACCCCGTCAACGCCTTGCTGCAGGCCAATTACATCGGCATTCTGGCCTGGGCCATTGCGCTGGGTGTTGCGCTGCGCCACGCCAATGAAGTCACGCGCACCGTGCTGGATGATCTGAGCAAGGGCATCACCCGCATCATCCAAGGCATTATTCGACTGGCTCCTTTCGGCATCTTCGGTCTGGTCGTTGCCACATTCTCTGAAGGCGGTCTGGATGCACTCAAGGACTATGCGCACCTGCTGACCGTTCTGGTGGGTTGCATGCTGTTTGTGGCACTGGTGGTCAACCCCGTCATCGTCTGGACCCAGACCCGCCGCAACCCCTACCCGCTGGTGCTGACCTGCCTGCGCGAAAGTGCTGTGACGGCCTTCTTCACCCGTAGCTCGGCGGCCAATATTCCCGTCAATCTGGCTTTGGCTGAAAAGCTCAAGCTTGACGAAGATACTTACAGCATCTCCATCCCGCTGGGCGCCACCATCAACATGGCTGGTGCGGCCATCACCATCAGCGTGCTGTCGCTGGCCGCTGCACACACCTTGGATATTGCAGTGGATATTCCTACCGCCATTTTGCTGTGCGTGCTGGCATCCATCAGCGCCTGCGGTGCCTCAGGCGTCGCCGGTGGTTCGCTGCTGCTGATTCCGCTAGCCTGCAGCCTGTTCGGCATCTCTAACGATGTGGCCATGCAGGTTGTGGGCGTGGGCTATGTGATCGGCGTGATTCAGGATTCGATCGAAACCGCCCTTAACTCCTCCACCGACGTACTATTCACCGCCGCCGCCTGCCGCGCTGCCCAGCGCAAGGCCGGTGAAGAAGTACCCAGCATCTAA
- a CDS encoding arylesterase encodes MNQLDKKNTKGSRQNFALPRRHCIAVALMLAISGTCGTATAASQGKSKEASVPLKLGPVLVLGDSLSAEYGLTRGKGWVQLLQQHMDDEKIPRKVVNASISGETTSGGRSRLPSLLTQHQPALVVLELGGNDALRGLALQSTQSNLQAMVKASKDSGAQVLLVGMQVPPNYGTAYTEQFASMFEKIASEQKLPLVPFLLSGFGDAPDAAQWFQSDRIHPNAKAQPLMLGNVWPKLKPLLK; translated from the coding sequence ATGAATCAATTGGACAAGAAAAACACCAAGGGCAGCCGCCAGAACTTTGCACTGCCGCGTCGTCACTGTATCGCTGTTGCGCTGATGCTGGCAATTTCGGGGACTTGCGGTACAGCCACCGCCGCATCTCAGGGCAAATCCAAAGAAGCGTCCGTGCCTTTAAAACTCGGCCCGGTGCTGGTGCTGGGCGATTCCCTCAGTGCCGAATACGGGCTGACCCGCGGCAAGGGCTGGGTGCAATTGCTGCAGCAGCATATGGACGATGAAAAAATCCCGCGCAAAGTGGTCAACGCCAGCATCAGCGGCGAAACCACATCCGGCGGCAGGTCACGACTGCCATCGCTGCTGACCCAGCACCAGCCGGCGCTGGTGGTGCTTGAGCTGGGCGGCAATGACGCCCTGCGCGGACTGGCGCTGCAAAGCACGCAGAGCAATTTGCAAGCCATGGTCAAAGCATCAAAAGACTCCGGTGCCCAGGTGCTGCTGGTGGGCATGCAGGTGCCCCCCAATTACGGTACGGCCTACACCGAGCAGTTTGCCAGCATGTTCGAGAAAATTGCCAGCGAGCAAAAGCTGCCGCTGGTGCCGTTTCTGCTCTCTGGCTTTGGCGATGCGCCGGATGCCGCGCAATGGTTTCAGTCAGACCGGATTCACCCCAACGCCAAGGCCCAGCCACTGATGCTGGGCAATGTCTGGCCCAAACTCAAGCCACTACTGAAATAA
- a CDS encoding DUF2189 domain-containing protein, protein MQASPVSEVKAESGNLQIQRLRWTDPWQWLAQGLHDVRRAPGIALFYGLCFWGMARMMVWVFRASPEYVMSMASGCLLVGPFMAMGLYYVSKQLEQGKSPQLSESLTCWDSHLASMGMLVMVLMVLEMLWGRAAMVVFAISFDTGMPTTANMLQTLLRPENWEFLLVYTAVGAVFAGLVFSSMVVSLSTILDLDTDALTACITSMRVVGSNTGVMLLWGMIITVLIAVSFLFYSVGLIVVGPVLGCASWHAYRSSVSAEVKAKADAAA, encoded by the coding sequence ATGCAAGCGTCCCCTGTATCCGAAGTCAAGGCGGAGTCCGGCAATCTGCAGATACAGCGGTTGCGCTGGACCGACCCCTGGCAGTGGCTGGCGCAAGGCCTGCACGATGTGCGCAGGGCACCGGGCATTGCGCTGTTCTATGGCCTGTGCTTCTGGGGCATGGCGCGAATGATGGTCTGGGTATTCAGGGCCAGCCCTGAGTATGTGATGTCCATGGCTAGCGGCTGTCTGCTGGTCGGGCCTTTTATGGCCATGGGCCTGTATTACGTCAGCAAGCAGCTGGAGCAGGGTAAATCGCCACAGCTGTCCGAGTCGCTGACCTGCTGGGACTCACACCTGGCCAGCATGGGCATGCTGGTCATGGTGCTGATGGTGCTGGAAATGCTCTGGGGCCGTGCCGCCATGGTGGTGTTTGCTATTTCTTTTGATACGGGCATGCCCACCACCGCCAATATGCTGCAGACCCTGCTGCGGCCCGAAAACTGGGAGTTTTTGCTGGTCTACACGGCCGTCGGCGCCGTGTTTGCGGGGCTGGTGTTTTCCAGCATGGTGGTGTCTTTGTCCACCATTCTGGATCTGGATACCGATGCGTTGACGGCCTGCATCACCAGCATGCGCGTGGTGGGCAGCAACACGGGGGTGATGCTGCTCTGGGGCATGATCATCACTGTGCTGATCGCCGTATCTTTCTTGTTCTACAGCGTGGGCTTGATTGTGGTGGGGCCGGTGCTGGGCTGCGCCAGCTGGCATGCTTATCGCTCTAGCGTCAGCGCTGAAGTGAAGGCCAAAGCCGATGCAGCCGCCTGA
- the rlmB gene encoding 23S rRNA (guanosine(2251)-2'-O)-methyltransferase RlmB — translation MSSPKVLFGFHAVGVRLKTAPQSIVEVYFESSRRDARMRQFLDRAKEAGVRLIEADALRIAKLAGSHGHQGVAARVEEIKDTRTLNELLEDLEADGVKAPLLLVLDGVTDPHNLGACLRVADGAGVHAVIAPKDHAAGINATVAKVASGAAETVPYFMVTNLARTLKELKDRGIWIIGTSGDADKHLYQVDLTGPTALVLGAEGDGMRQLTRKTCDALVSIPMQGAVESLNVSVASGVCLYEALRQRVATGAVAVGGAVGTAKI, via the coding sequence ATGTCGTCCCCCAAAGTTCTTTTCGGCTTTCACGCCGTCGGCGTGCGTCTGAAGACCGCCCCCCAATCCATCGTCGAAGTCTATTTCGAGTCCTCGCGTCGCGATGCGCGCATGCGCCAGTTTCTGGATCGTGCCAAGGAAGCCGGTGTTCGCCTGATCGAAGCCGATGCCCTGCGTATCGCTAAGCTGGCTGGCTCGCATGGTCACCAGGGCGTAGCTGCCCGCGTGGAAGAAATCAAGGACACGCGTACGCTCAATGAGCTGCTGGAAGATCTTGAGGCCGACGGCGTCAAGGCACCTTTGCTGCTGGTGCTCGATGGCGTGACCGATCCTCACAATCTGGGCGCCTGCCTGCGTGTGGCCGATGGCGCTGGCGTTCACGCCGTGATCGCCCCCAAGGACCATGCGGCTGGCATCAACGCCACCGTGGCCAAGGTGGCCAGCGGCGCGGCTGAGACGGTGCCTTACTTCATGGTCACCAATCTGGCCCGCACCCTGAAGGAGCTCAAGGATCGCGGTATCTGGATCATTGGTACCAGCGGCGATGCCGACAAGCACCTCTACCAGGTGGACTTGACTGGCCCTACGGCGCTGGTGCTGGGGGCTGAAGGCGACGGTATGCGTCAGCTCACCCGCAAAACTTGCGATGCGCTGGTCAGCATCCCCATGCAGGGTGCGGTGGAGAGCCTGAATGTGTCCGTGGCCAGCGGTGTTTGCCTGTACGAGGCGTTGCGCCAGCGTGTGGCAACAGGTGCTGTGGCTGTTGGTGGTGCTGTCGGTACAGCCAAGATCTGA
- a CDS encoding ABC transporter ATP-binding protein → MSKTLAIPLIAVEQLSKSVSDSTGVLDILRDINLSFTAGETVAIVGASGSGKSTLLSILAGLDTPSRGTVQLQGQDLFALSEDERAAVRAQKMGFVFQSFQLLGNLTALENVMLPLELAGQRDARARATQMMERVGLGQRLNHYPKLMSGGEQQRVALARAFVVEPAVLLADEPTGSLDFATGQTIMELMFALNRERGTTLILVTHDRGIAAQCDRSITIEAGQAV, encoded by the coding sequence ATGTCCAAAACTCTTGCCATTCCTTTGATTGCGGTTGAGCAACTGTCCAAGTCGGTCAGCGACTCCACCGGCGTGTTGGATATTTTGCGGGATATCAATCTGAGCTTCACTGCGGGCGAAACCGTAGCTATTGTGGGCGCATCGGGTTCGGGCAAAAGCACTTTGCTGTCGATTCTGGCGGGTCTTGATACCCCCAGCCGTGGCACGGTTCAGCTTCAAGGGCAGGACTTGTTTGCGCTCAGCGAAGACGAGCGTGCAGCGGTGCGGGCGCAGAAGATGGGTTTTGTCTTTCAGAGCTTTCAGTTGCTGGGCAATCTCACCGCCTTAGAAAACGTCATGCTGCCGCTGGAGCTGGCTGGCCAGCGCGATGCCAGAGCACGCGCCACACAGATGATGGAGCGGGTGGGGCTGGGCCAGCGTCTCAATCACTACCCTAAGCTGATGTCGGGCGGGGAGCAGCAGCGCGTGGCCCTGGCTCGGGCCTTTGTGGTGGAGCCAGCTGTGTTGCTGGCGGACGAGCCTACGGGCAGCCTGGACTTCGCCACCGGTCAGACCATCATGGAGCTGATGTTCGCCCTGAACCGCGAGCGCGGAACGACCCTGATTCTGGTCACGCATGACCGAGGGATTGCTGCGCAGTGCGATCGCAGCATCACGATTGAGGCCGGTCAGGCGGTTTGA